The following coding sequences lie in one Thermomicrobium sp. 4228-Ro genomic window:
- a CDS encoding rhodanese-like domain-containing protein, translated as MEATDRSPNAAEIRPEELVTRLQSGEPVLILDIRPRTEREEWAIPHSLWIDLYDAAQRGDFHLLDTLAVPENSLVVVVCNAGRTSSRVAQELQRRGIRAASLAGGMQARSLAWDVTTLPISSTGQVLQVRRLGKGCLSYLVVDSGEALVIDPSLQPDVYLQLAKSLEQRSSVSWRHTFTLAT; from the coding sequence ATGGAAGCCACCGATCGCTCCCCAAATGCGGCAGAAATACGACCGGAGGAACTCGTCACGCGCCTGCAAAGTGGTGAGCCTGTCCTCATCCTCGACATCCGTCCCCGTACCGAGCGAGAGGAATGGGCTATCCCGCACAGCCTCTGGATTGACCTGTACGACGCAGCTCAACGAGGTGACTTCCATCTGCTCGACACGTTGGCTGTACCCGAGAATTCTCTCGTTGTCGTGGTGTGCAATGCGGGCCGCACAAGTTCACGTGTTGCCCAGGAGCTCCAACGACGCGGCATCCGCGCTGCGTCTCTCGCCGGTGGGATGCAAGCCAGGAGTTTGGCGTGGGATGTCACGACGCTTCCGATCAGCAGCACTGGTCAAGTGCTGCAAGTACGGCGGCTGGGTAAGGGGTGCCTCTCCTACCTCGTCGTCGACAGTGGTGAGGCTCTCGTCATTGATCCCTCACTCCAGCCCGATGTGTATCTCCAACTCGCAAAAAGCTTGGAGCAAAGATCGTCGGTGTCCTGGAGACACACGTTCACGCTTGCCACGTGA